In a single window of the Amia ocellicauda isolate fAmiCal2 chromosome 20, fAmiCal2.hap1, whole genome shotgun sequence genome:
- the slc2a15a gene encoding solute carrier family 2 member 15a isoform X2, with protein MEIFQEHLTSSLLAVALLTSFGSSMLYGYNLAVVNSPAEYIKDFYNRSAVSRNNTGLNQESLTLMYSLTVSVFAIGGLVGSLLVGTLVTRFGRKGTLVKSTVLVFISGALMGFSRICGSPEMVIIGRFITGIHSGIALSVVPMYLGEIAPKNLRGFLGLMPSIFICVGVFLAQILGLHELLGKEEHWPLFLSLVVVPTFIQLLLLPWFPESPRYLLIEKRNVHATITALKWYRAKCNIQAEVEEMQEEQRSLSTVETLSVPRLLLDSSVRWQVLSIIVINIGMQLSGIDAIWFYTNTIFENAGIAKPQIQYTTVGTGAIEVIAGLIGCFTIERLGRRPLMIGGFSFMGICCAGITLSLVLQSRVSFMRYVSVACVVGIIAGFCIGPAGVPFLMTAELFKQSHRPAAYTVGGSLNWISNFTVGFVFPFLQMSAGAFCYLVFCGICLTVAGYVYFIIPETKNKTFVEISQMFSSKEPVIQPLVPSSPDQLKLKKMNSYGTLENDSLEFDSSVSYP; from the exons ATGGAAATTTTTCAAGAG CACCTGACCTCCTCCCTGCTTGCTGTGGCCCTGCTCACCTCGTTTGGCTCCTCGATGCTCTATGGCTATAACCTGGCTGTGGTCAATTCCCCTGCTGAG TACATTAAAGACTTCTACAACCGCTCGGCTGTGAGTCGCAACAACACAGGCCTAAATCAGGAGTCCCTGACGCTGATGTACTCGTTAACGGTGTCTGTGTTCGCCATCGGAGGGCTGGTGGGCTCCTTGCTGGTGGGCACTCTGGTCACCAGGTTTGGGAG GAAAGGGACTTTGGTGAAGTCCACGGTGCTGGTGTTCATTTCTGGGGCTCTGATGGGATTCAGTCGGATCTGCGGATCCCCAGAGATGGTGATCATAGGGCGCTTCATCACTGGGATACACTCAG GGATTGCTCTCAGTGTGGTGCCCATGTACTTGGGAGAGATTGCCCCGAAGAATCTGCGCGGCTTCCTGGGTCTCATGCCCAGCATCTTCATCTGCGTTGGGGTCTTCCTGGCTCAGATCTTGGGTCTCCATGAGCTGCTGGGGAAG GAAGAGCACTGGCCCCTGTTCCTCTCGCTCGTGGTGGTGCCCACCTTCATCcagttgctgctgctgccctgGTTCCCGGAGAGCCCTCGCTACCTCCTGATTGAGAAACGTAACGTCCATGCCACCATCACAG CCCTAAAGTGGTACCGGGCCAAGTGTAACATCCAGGCGGAGGTTGAGGAAATGCAGGAGGAGCAGCGCTCTCTGTCCACCGTGGAGACGCTCTCTGTGCCCAGACTGCTGCTGGACTCCTCCGTGCGCTGGCAGGTCCTCTCCATCATCGTCATCAACATCGGCATGCAGCTGTCCGGCATTGACGCG ATCTGGTTCTACACCAACACCATTTTTGAGAACGCCGGGATTGCCAAACCCCAGATCCAATACACAACGGTGGGAACGGGAGCTATAGAGGTCATTGCGGGTCTCATAGGG TGCTTCACCATTGAGCGGCTCGGGAGACGGCCACTCATGATTGGTGGATTCAGCTTCATGGGAATCTGTTGTGCAGGGATCACGCTTTCTCTGGTCTTACAG AGCCGTGTTTCCTTCATGCGGTACGTCAGTGTGGCCTGTGTGGTGGGAATCATCGCAGGGTTCTGCATTGGCCCAG CCGGTGTCCCGTTCCTGATGACGGCAGAGCTGTTCAAGCAGTCGCACCGGCCTGCAGCCTACACGGTGGGTGGCTCCCTCAACTGGATCTCCAACTTCACTGTGGGCTTCGTCTTCCCCTTCCTGCAG ATGTCGGCGGGGGCCTTTTGCTACCTAGTGTTCTGTGGCATCTGTCTAACGGTGGCGGGCTACGTCTACTTCATCATCCCCGAGACCAAGAACAAGACCTTTGTGGAGATCAGCCAGATGTTCTCCTCCAAAGAACCAGTCATCCAGCCCCTGGTGCCCAGCAGCCCTGACCAGCTCAAGCTGAAGAAGATGAACAGCTATGGAACGCTAGAAAATGACTCCCTGGAGTTTGACAGCTCTGTGTCTTACCCCTGA
- the slc2a15a gene encoding solute carrier family 2 member 15a isoform X1, which translates to MAEELLILSHGKITGHLTSSLLAVALLTSFGSSMLYGYNLAVVNSPAEYIKDFYNRSAVSRNNTGLNQESLTLMYSLTVSVFAIGGLVGSLLVGTLVTRFGRKGTLVKSTVLVFISGALMGFSRICGSPEMVIIGRFITGIHSGIALSVVPMYLGEIAPKNLRGFLGLMPSIFICVGVFLAQILGLHELLGKEEHWPLFLSLVVVPTFIQLLLLPWFPESPRYLLIEKRNVHATITALKWYRAKCNIQAEVEEMQEEQRSLSTVETLSVPRLLLDSSVRWQVLSIIVINIGMQLSGIDAIWFYTNTIFENAGIAKPQIQYTTVGTGAIEVIAGLIGCFTIERLGRRPLMIGGFSFMGICCAGITLSLVLQSRVSFMRYVSVACVVGIIAGFCIGPAGVPFLMTAELFKQSHRPAAYTVGGSLNWISNFTVGFVFPFLQMSAGAFCYLVFCGICLTVAGYVYFIIPETKNKTFVEISQMFSSKEPVIQPLVPSSPDQLKLKKMNSYGTLENDSLEFDSSVSYP; encoded by the exons CACCTGACCTCCTCCCTGCTTGCTGTGGCCCTGCTCACCTCGTTTGGCTCCTCGATGCTCTATGGCTATAACCTGGCTGTGGTCAATTCCCCTGCTGAG TACATTAAAGACTTCTACAACCGCTCGGCTGTGAGTCGCAACAACACAGGCCTAAATCAGGAGTCCCTGACGCTGATGTACTCGTTAACGGTGTCTGTGTTCGCCATCGGAGGGCTGGTGGGCTCCTTGCTGGTGGGCACTCTGGTCACCAGGTTTGGGAG GAAAGGGACTTTGGTGAAGTCCACGGTGCTGGTGTTCATTTCTGGGGCTCTGATGGGATTCAGTCGGATCTGCGGATCCCCAGAGATGGTGATCATAGGGCGCTTCATCACTGGGATACACTCAG GGATTGCTCTCAGTGTGGTGCCCATGTACTTGGGAGAGATTGCCCCGAAGAATCTGCGCGGCTTCCTGGGTCTCATGCCCAGCATCTTCATCTGCGTTGGGGTCTTCCTGGCTCAGATCTTGGGTCTCCATGAGCTGCTGGGGAAG GAAGAGCACTGGCCCCTGTTCCTCTCGCTCGTGGTGGTGCCCACCTTCATCcagttgctgctgctgccctgGTTCCCGGAGAGCCCTCGCTACCTCCTGATTGAGAAACGTAACGTCCATGCCACCATCACAG CCCTAAAGTGGTACCGGGCCAAGTGTAACATCCAGGCGGAGGTTGAGGAAATGCAGGAGGAGCAGCGCTCTCTGTCCACCGTGGAGACGCTCTCTGTGCCCAGACTGCTGCTGGACTCCTCCGTGCGCTGGCAGGTCCTCTCCATCATCGTCATCAACATCGGCATGCAGCTGTCCGGCATTGACGCG ATCTGGTTCTACACCAACACCATTTTTGAGAACGCCGGGATTGCCAAACCCCAGATCCAATACACAACGGTGGGAACGGGAGCTATAGAGGTCATTGCGGGTCTCATAGGG TGCTTCACCATTGAGCGGCTCGGGAGACGGCCACTCATGATTGGTGGATTCAGCTTCATGGGAATCTGTTGTGCAGGGATCACGCTTTCTCTGGTCTTACAG AGCCGTGTTTCCTTCATGCGGTACGTCAGTGTGGCCTGTGTGGTGGGAATCATCGCAGGGTTCTGCATTGGCCCAG CCGGTGTCCCGTTCCTGATGACGGCAGAGCTGTTCAAGCAGTCGCACCGGCCTGCAGCCTACACGGTGGGTGGCTCCCTCAACTGGATCTCCAACTTCACTGTGGGCTTCGTCTTCCCCTTCCTGCAG ATGTCGGCGGGGGCCTTTTGCTACCTAGTGTTCTGTGGCATCTGTCTAACGGTGGCGGGCTACGTCTACTTCATCATCCCCGAGACCAAGAACAAGACCTTTGTGGAGATCAGCCAGATGTTCTCCTCCAAAGAACCAGTCATCCAGCCCCTGGTGCCCAGCAGCCCTGACCAGCTCAAGCTGAAGAAGATGAACAGCTATGGAACGCTAGAAAATGACTCCCTGGAGTTTGACAGCTCTGTGTCTTACCCCTGA